One Micromonospora craniellae genomic region harbors:
- a CDS encoding glycosyltransferase — protein sequence MRLHFVLPQLEPLYGMELAAALLMRGMQDQGVEVSATVVSGPVPATLGDLVMDTLGLGTRITRLMEAVPPLRRRLQRLPADAQIVASGLWGSVPVGAALAGTNRDYVAWEHSLLPERLRIDGRVRMLSRVARARGLRPRLVVAVSDGVARTVRRLAPGQPVVTIPNPMPAKPFVAPREVADRARIDLLATAAFRPYKNHSCALEALALLPKNYHLTLAGDGEERDLLHDAVRRLGLQDRTTFLGRVPTVARLLTQADVLVHPSRAETFGFSLVEAAEAGLPVAALPVPALDEMIPTFVPGTLAADTSAEALAAAIVRLTGDGRPGVADFEKAWQARCTELDPAVAGGRWVEALT from the coding sequence ATGCGTCTGCACTTCGTACTCCCTCAACTGGAACCGCTGTACGGCATGGAACTCGCCGCCGCGCTGCTGATGCGAGGCATGCAGGACCAGGGCGTCGAGGTGTCGGCCACGGTGGTGTCGGGCCCGGTCCCGGCCACTCTGGGCGACCTGGTGATGGACACGCTCGGGCTCGGCACCCGGATCACCCGCTTGATGGAGGCGGTTCCGCCGCTACGACGCCGGTTGCAACGGCTCCCGGCGGACGCGCAGATCGTGGCGAGCGGTCTCTGGGGCAGCGTTCCGGTCGGTGCCGCGTTGGCCGGCACCAATCGCGACTACGTCGCCTGGGAACACTCACTGCTGCCGGAGCGGCTGCGCATCGACGGCCGGGTCCGGATGCTCTCCCGGGTGGCCCGGGCCCGCGGGTTGCGGCCCCGACTCGTCGTCGCCGTCTCCGACGGTGTCGCGCGGACCGTCCGGCGACTCGCTCCCGGGCAGCCGGTGGTGACGATCCCCAACCCGATGCCGGCCAAGCCGTTCGTCGCGCCACGCGAGGTGGCGGACCGGGCGCGGATCGACCTGCTCGCCACGGCCGCCTTCCGGCCGTACAAGAACCACTCCTGCGCGCTCGAAGCGCTGGCCCTGCTGCCAAAGAACTACCACCTGACACTCGCCGGCGACGGGGAGGAGCGCGACCTGCTGCACGACGCGGTGCGCCGGCTCGGGTTGCAGGACCGTACGACCTTCCTCGGCCGGGTGCCGACGGTGGCCCGTCTCCTGACGCAGGCGGACGTGCTCGTCCATCCGTCCCGCGCCGAGACGTTCGGCTTCAGCCTTGTGGAGGCCGCCGAGGCCGGGCTGCCCGTCGCCGCGCTGCCGGTGCCCGCCCTGGACGAGATGATCCCGACCTTCGTGCCGGGCACGCTGGCGGCGGACACCTCGGCCGAGGCGCTGGCCGCCGCGATCGTGCGGCTGACCGGCGACGGGCGCCCGGGCGTCGCGGACTTCGAGAAGGCGTGGCAGGCCCGATGCACCGAACTGGACCCGGCCGTGGCCGGTGGCCGGTGGGTGGAGGCGTTGACGTGA
- a CDS encoding lipopolysaccharide biosynthesis protein, which yields MTAVPGDAARPIADARTDRPGHGRRMSFRARRGDGFLRKSGTFFTGTLLRTLAQGALFVLLAREMPINTYGLFVGVTALVAVVSPFASAGTPSLIMQNYADAPGDWPRHLVRGMFLSTVFGSGATVLVAAAGLAIWGADVGLVDLLCLAFADLVAWRLIEAVAASIQVRGRILLAALIPALLHVCRLAGAVVLTVAGGPITLHDWAVTSVVLSVVVCLTVILGGLRGGGRHVISVRGSLRQARTGMLFAVGLSAQSVYNDVDKVMLSRLGTPESAAIYAAAYRVVDLAYTPARSMSAIAYPRFFEAGRNGPRAALRMARGLLPRFLAFSVPVSLLLVAFSWMMPLVFGADFEAAVPAVQGLSALLVLKSLHYLAADALSGARMQGRRTICQIGVGVLNVLLNLWLIPAYGWQGAIYSSLACDALLAVLLWGCLAVAVRRDTAGTPPAPRPRERV from the coding sequence GTGACGGCGGTTCCCGGGGACGCCGCACGGCCGATCGCCGACGCGCGCACCGACCGCCCAGGGCACGGCCGGCGGATGTCGTTCCGCGCCCGGCGAGGCGACGGCTTCCTGCGCAAGTCCGGCACGTTCTTCACCGGCACCCTGCTGCGCACCCTCGCCCAGGGGGCACTCTTCGTGCTGCTGGCGCGGGAGATGCCGATCAACACCTACGGTCTGTTCGTCGGTGTCACCGCGCTGGTCGCGGTGGTCTCGCCCTTCGCGTCGGCCGGCACACCGAGTCTGATCATGCAAAACTACGCGGACGCGCCGGGCGACTGGCCTCGCCACCTCGTTCGTGGGATGTTCCTGTCCACAGTCTTCGGCTCCGGGGCCACCGTCCTGGTCGCCGCCGCGGGACTGGCCATCTGGGGCGCCGACGTCGGGCTGGTGGACCTGCTCTGTCTGGCTTTCGCCGACCTGGTCGCCTGGCGACTCATCGAGGCCGTGGCCGCGTCGATCCAGGTACGCGGTCGGATCCTGCTCGCCGCGCTGATCCCAGCCCTGCTGCACGTCTGTCGGCTGGCCGGCGCCGTGGTGCTGACCGTCGCCGGGGGACCGATCACGCTGCACGACTGGGCAGTGACATCCGTGGTGCTGTCCGTCGTCGTGTGCCTGACGGTGATCCTGGGCGGCCTACGCGGCGGCGGCCGGCACGTGATCAGCGTCCGGGGTTCGCTCCGGCAGGCCCGGACCGGGATGCTCTTCGCCGTCGGGCTGTCTGCCCAGTCGGTCTACAACGACGTCGACAAGGTCATGTTGTCACGTTTGGGCACCCCCGAAAGCGCCGCCATCTACGCTGCGGCCTACCGGGTGGTCGACCTGGCGTATACACCGGCCCGGTCGATGAGCGCGATCGCCTACCCCCGCTTCTTCGAGGCAGGCCGGAACGGCCCTCGGGCGGCCCTGCGGATGGCCCGTGGGCTGCTGCCGCGCTTCCTGGCGTTCAGCGTGCCGGTGAGCCTGCTGCTGGTCGCCTTCTCGTGGATGATGCCGCTGGTGTTCGGTGCCGACTTCGAGGCAGCCGTTCCGGCGGTCCAGGGTTTGAGCGCGCTGCTGGTGCTCAAGTCGCTGCACTACCTTGCCGCGGACGCATTGTCCGGAGCCCGGATGCAGGGGCGACGGACGATCTGCCAGATCGGCGTCGGCGTGCTGAACGTCCTGCTCAACCTGTGGCTCATTCCGGCGTACGGCTGGCAGGGTGCCATCTACTCCAGCCTGGCCTGTGACGCGCTGCTCGCCGTACTGCTTTGGGGATGTCTCGCCGTCGCCGTCCGCCGCGACACTGCGGGCACGCCTCCCGCACCACGTCCCAGGGAAAGGGTCTGA
- a CDS encoding O-antigen ligase family protein: MTTLFGVLLSAAGLAVAGWLVYARQAVAASFGGASTAVALIGFAALANAAPVLAGDHSSALIGVLVFALVVWLLVVHRGRLAGPPEIWRRICLGLAGAVLVWCVGVDVLTGDGVYGSRLPAYAAAGLLLVAVWLLAAGAPVSLGAMAYTGLAVLSLLTIPTAVYGQAWRACTDGQLEKCSLAGGLFKSFYDSENYIALITSFTLVAAVCALRRAERWAVVTFCLLVIVATGSRTSYLALAAVGVWVLGAWMMEWRRPYQRIHFVLCVPLVVGAVAVATYLAWSASKTTLSNRGNIWIHAREYIAGSEGTGVGVSKWYYLRDIGEAPHHFFHSGYVLAIFSGGFVALTLWGLLLATLLRAPVVDGRAFSAKAPVALFVIYSFTEVVWNPLSVDGLTWIFVLMVLTGSALGSTGPVPVDATADPRPSALTRLRRMTGRPASGSAPTEARD, translated from the coding sequence GTGACCACACTCTTCGGTGTCCTGCTGAGCGCTGCGGGCCTCGCGGTGGCCGGCTGGCTGGTGTACGCACGTCAGGCGGTCGCCGCCAGCTTCGGCGGTGCGTCGACCGCCGTCGCGCTCATCGGATTCGCGGCGCTCGCGAACGCCGCGCCCGTACTGGCCGGTGACCACTCGTCGGCGCTCATTGGCGTGCTGGTGTTCGCCCTCGTCGTCTGGTTGCTCGTCGTACACCGTGGACGGCTGGCCGGTCCGCCCGAGATCTGGCGACGGATCTGCCTGGGGCTGGCCGGGGCAGTGCTCGTCTGGTGCGTCGGCGTCGACGTTCTCACCGGTGACGGCGTGTACGGGTCACGACTGCCGGCGTACGCCGCCGCCGGTCTGCTGTTGGTGGCGGTCTGGTTGCTGGCGGCCGGTGCTCCGGTGAGCCTCGGCGCGATGGCCTACACCGGGTTGGCCGTCCTGTCCCTGCTCACCATTCCGACGGCCGTGTACGGACAGGCTTGGCGGGCCTGCACCGATGGCCAGTTGGAGAAGTGCTCGCTGGCGGGCGGCCTGTTCAAGAGTTTCTACGACTCCGAGAACTACATCGCTCTGATCACCTCGTTCACGCTGGTCGCCGCCGTCTGCGCGCTGCGCCGGGCCGAGCGGTGGGCGGTGGTGACGTTCTGCCTGCTGGTCATCGTGGCGACCGGGTCCCGGACCAGCTACCTGGCGCTGGCCGCCGTCGGCGTGTGGGTGCTCGGTGCGTGGATGATGGAGTGGCGGCGGCCGTACCAGAGGATCCACTTCGTCCTCTGTGTGCCGCTGGTCGTTGGCGCCGTCGCCGTTGCCACCTATCTGGCCTGGAGCGCCTCCAAGACCACCCTGAGCAACCGGGGCAACATCTGGATCCATGCGCGGGAGTACATCGCCGGTTCGGAAGGCACCGGCGTGGGCGTCTCCAAGTGGTACTACCTGAGGGACATCGGCGAGGCACCGCACCACTTCTTCCACTCGGGTTACGTGCTCGCCATCTTCTCCGGCGGCTTCGTCGCGCTGACCCTGTGGGGCCTGCTGCTGGCCACGCTGCTTCGCGCTCCGGTCGTCGACGGCCGGGCATTCTCCGCCAAGGCGCCGGTGGCACTCTTCGTGATCTACTCGTTCACCGAGGTGGTCTGGAACCCGCTCTCGGTCGACGGACTCACCTGGATCTTCGTCCTGATGGTGCTGACCGGGTCCGCGCTAGGATCGACCGGCCCCGTCCCGGTCGACGCGACGGCCGACCCGCGGCCGAGTGCGCTGACCAGGCTCCGCCGGATGACCGGCCGGCCGGCCTCCGGCAGCGCCCCCACCGAGGCGCGTGACTGA